In a genomic window of Tissierella sp. Yu-01:
- the dnaG gene encoding DNA primase: MTYINDEIIEKVKDNSDIVNIISDYVNLKKSGTNYIGLCPFHNEKTPSFTVSETKQIFHCFGCGEGGDAVTFIMKRENLDFPEAVKLLADRLGIEIDVSNNKNSIYKDEKSKTYEINKEAARFFYNNLIKSNIALEYLKNRGISSKVIRQFGLGYSLDSWQSLYNYLRSKDYEDEEIEKTGLIGKKSGNNGYYDKFRNRIIFPIIDTKSRVIGFGGRVMDKSMPKYLNSPDTVVFNKGNHLYGLNLVNKFSNRSRILLVEGYMDVISLFNRGIHYSVASLGTALTERQSKIIKRYGDEVFICYDSDQAGIKATIRAIDIMLKLDINPKVLDLPQGMDPDDFIKNKGPLEFEKLFMNAYNHIDFKVRILKNKYNIDNLEEKIKFTTEVSNIIKNLKNPIEQDGYIDKISRETGITRDAIERQIKGNNTYDKKKKPFNNETINKENIKPVKAILPSAHLKAEIELVKLMIKEKDFYEYISQKLTVEDFSSFECKTVYGHLNILYKDFEIFDEKVLFDKILEIPNLDKNTVNLMFNNDIKYKATDITKIIDDLIKTVKLNNLLNKRKEMLKKIEELEKKTRSVIEEDTLKKLCLDLIALNNEINLNN, translated from the coding sequence ATGACTTACATTAATGATGAGATAATAGAAAAGGTTAAGGATAATAGTGATATTGTCAATATAATTTCCGATTATGTTAATTTGAAAAAATCTGGTACTAATTATATTGGACTTTGTCCATTTCACAATGAAAAAACTCCATCCTTTACTGTATCAGAAACCAAACAAATTTTTCATTGCTTTGGCTGTGGGGAAGGTGGAGATGCTGTAACCTTTATAATGAAAAGAGAAAACTTGGATTTTCCAGAGGCAGTTAAATTATTAGCTGATAGATTAGGTATTGAAATTGATGTTTCAAATAATAAAAATTCTATATATAAGGATGAAAAATCAAAAACATATGAAATTAACAAGGAAGCAGCTAGATTTTTCTATAATAACTTAATTAAATCCAATATAGCGCTTGAGTATTTAAAAAATAGAGGAATTAGTAGTAAAGTTATTAGGCAATTTGGTTTGGGATATTCCTTGGACAGCTGGCAGAGCTTATATAACTATTTAAGGTCTAAAGATTATGAAGATGAAGAAATAGAAAAGACAGGATTGATTGGCAAAAAAAGTGGTAATAATGGGTATTATGACAAGTTTAGAAATAGAATTATTTTTCCAATTATAGATACTAAATCTAGAGTTATAGGATTTGGTGGTAGAGTTATGGATAAGAGTATGCCAAAGTATTTAAACTCTCCAGATACTGTAGTTTTTAATAAGGGAAACCATTTATATGGGCTTAACTTAGTTAACAAATTTTCAAACCGAAGTAGAATACTTTTAGTGGAAGGATACATGGATGTTATATCATTATTTAACAGAGGCATACATTATAGTGTAGCAAGCTTGGGAACAGCATTGACTGAAAGGCAAAGTAAAATTATTAAAAGGTATGGTGATGAAGTATTTATATGCTATGATTCAGATCAAGCAGGTATTAAGGCCACTATAAGAGCTATAGATATAATGCTGAAGTTAGATATAAATCCAAAGGTACTTGATTTGCCACAAGGAATGGATCCGGATGATTTTATAAAAAACAAAGGTCCTTTAGAATTTGAAAAATTATTTATGAATGCATACAACCATATAGATTTTAAAGTACGCATTTTAAAAAATAAATATAACATAGATAATTTAGAAGAGAAGATAAAATTCACAACTGAAGTATCAAATATAATTAAGAACTTAAAAAATCCTATTGAACAAGATGGATATATTGATAAGATTTCAAGAGAAACAGGCATCACTAGAGATGCTATTGAAAGGCAAATTAAGGGTAATAATACTTATGATAAGAAAAAAAAGCCATTTAACAATGAGACAATAAATAAAGAGAATATAAAACCCGTAAAAGCAATATTACCATCAGCTCATTTAAAAGCAGAGATTGAACTTGTAAAACTAATGATAAAAGAAAAAGATTTTTATGAATATATTAGCCAAAAATTAACTGTTGAAGATTTTAGTAGTTTTGAATGTAAAACTGTTTATGGACACTTGAATATATTATATAAAGATTTTGAAATATTTGATGAAAAGGTATTATTTGACAAGATATTGGAAATACCTAATTTAGACAAGAATACTGTCAATCTAATGTTTAATAATGATATTAAATATAAGGCTACAGATATTACTAAAATAATTGATGATTTAATAAAAACAGTAAAATTAAATAATTTATTAAATAAAAGGAAAGAAATGCTTAAAAAGATAGAAGAGCTAGAAAAGAAAACTAGGAGTGTTATTGAAGAAGATACACTTAAGAAACTATGTTTAGATTTAATAGCTTTAAATAATGAGATAAATCTAAATAATTAA
- the rpoD gene encoding RNA polymerase sigma factor RpoD, with protein MENNKKNPEKTNNKIEAEKKLLAKGKKSGMLKYKDIMDTLEEIDLEPEEIDEIYQKLEDSGIDIMGDKEDDDEALLIVDDEDDHDPDADIDIDKEIEEEAKEDLSVPKGVSVDDPVRMYLKEIGKIPLLSGDEEIELAKRMEAGDEIAKKKLAEANLRLVVSIAKRYVGRGMLFLDLIQEGNLGLMKAVEKFEYKKGFKFSTYATWWIRQAITRAIADQARTIRIPVHMVETINKLVRVQRQLVQELGRDPSPEEIGKEMNLDVERVREIMKIAQEPVSLETPIGEEEDSHLGDFIPDDDVLAPAEAATFTMLREQLIDVLDSLTPREQKVLRLRFGLDDGRARTLEEVGKEFEVTRERIRQIEAKALRKLRHPSRSKKLKDFLE; from the coding sequence ATGGAGAATAACAAGAAAAATCCAGAAAAGACTAATAATAAAATAGAAGCTGAAAAGAAATTATTAGCTAAAGGCAAAAAGTCAGGTATGCTAAAATATAAAGATATAATGGATACACTTGAAGAGATCGATCTAGAACCAGAAGAAATCGATGAAATATATCAAAAGCTAGAGGATTCTGGAATTGATATTATGGGTGATAAGGAAGATGATGATGAAGCATTACTAATAGTTGATGATGAAGATGATCATGACCCAGATGCTGATATAGACATCGATAAGGAAATTGAAGAAGAGGCTAAAGAGGATTTATCAGTTCCAAAGGGAGTAAGTGTTGATGATCCTGTAAGAATGTATTTAAAAGAAATAGGAAAAATTCCTCTATTAAGTGGTGATGAGGAAATTGAACTTGCTAAGAGAATGGAAGCCGGCGACGAAATAGCAAAAAAGAAGCTTGCAGAGGCAAATCTTAGATTAGTAGTTAGTATAGCAAAGAGATATGTAGGAAGAGGAATGCTATTTTTAGACCTTATTCAAGAAGGAAACCTGGGGCTGATGAAAGCTGTAGAAAAATTTGAATACAAAAAAGGATTCAAATTTAGTACCTATGCAACATGGTGGATAAGGCAAGCAATTACTAGGGCAATAGCTGATCAAGCCAGAACAATTAGAATACCAGTTCATATGGTTGAAACGATTAATAAATTGGTAAGAGTTCAAAGACAGTTAGTTCAAGAACTTGGAAGGGATCCTAGTCCAGAGGAAATTGGAAAAGAAATGAATTTGGATGTAGAAAGAGTAAGGGAAATAATGAAGATAGCTCAAGAGCCAGTTTCATTAGAAACTCCAATTGGTGAGGAAGAGGACAGTCATTTAGGAGACTTTATTCCTGATGATGATGTGTTAGCCCCTGCTGAGGCTGCTACATTTACAATGCTAAGAGAACAATTAATAGATGTATTGGATAGTTTAACTCCTAGAGAGCAAAAGGTCTTAAGGCTTAGATTTGGCTTGGATGATGGCAGGGCAAGAACTCTTGAGGAAGTAGGTAAAGAGTTTGAAGTAACAAGAGAAAGAATTAGACAGATAGAAGCTAAAGCTTTAAGAAAGCTTAGACATCCAAGTAGGAGCAAGAAATTAAAAGATTTTCTAGAATAA
- a CDS encoding class I SAM-dependent methyltransferase produces MKMSNRLQAIANLIPKNSIVADIGTDHGYIPLYLIENKISKKVIASDISQGSLNKTISYIKELNLTNMVIPRLGDGLEIIKPFEVDTVIIAGMGGLLIKDILSKDMNLTNSITNFILQPMVASKELREYLYNNNFKIIDEDLVKEDEKYYEIIFAKRGVDLADKDIYYESGKKLIEKKHPLLKEFIESKITKESNIMNNLKDIDTEKSKERFEEIKKTISDYEEVLREIES; encoded by the coding sequence ATGAAAATGTCAAACAGATTACAAGCTATTGCAAATTTAATACCTAAAAATTCAATTGTAGCTGATATTGGAACTGACCACGGATATATACCATTGTATCTAATTGAGAATAAAATTAGTAAAAAGGTAATTGCTTCTGATATTAGTCAAGGTTCACTTAATAAAACAATTAGTTATATAAAAGAACTAAATCTAACAAACATGGTAATACCGAGACTAGGAGACGGATTAGAAATCATCAAACCCTTTGAAGTTGATACTGTTATCATAGCTGGTATGGGTGGATTGTTAATAAAAGATATCTTGTCAAAGGATATGAATCTAACAAATTCGATAACAAATTTTATTCTACAGCCTATGGTTGCGTCTAAAGAGCTAAGAGAATATCTATATAATAATAATTTTAAGATTATTGATGAAGATTTAGTAAAAGAAGATGAAAAGTATTATGAAATAATCTTTGCAAAACGTGGAGTGGATTTAGCGGATAAAGATATATATTATGAAAGTGGTAAAAAACTAATTGAAAAAAAACACCCTTTATTAAAAGAGTTTATTGAGTCTAAAATTACAAAAGAATCTAATATAATGAATAACTTAAAAGATATAGACACTGAGAAGAGTAAAGAAAGGTTTGAAGAAATTAAAAAAACAATTTCAGACTACGAAGAGGTGTTAAGAGAAATTGAAAGCTAA
- a CDS encoding Nif3-like dinuclear metal center hexameric protein, translated as MKAKEIINILERIAPSKLIDSWDNTGFQIGNEDKDINRILISLDLDEYIVNKAIEENFQMIITHHPLIFKPLKNINANNYLGKLIMKIISHDIVVYNAHSNLDLANGGVNDELAKVLGICNVRPLSDVIIDGETYGYGRIGEIDNNDPLTFFEHIKTSLSIEDLRVYGDINKKINTIAVCGGSGSDFIKDAYNKGADVYITGDVKYHDAQLALQLGLIIVDAGHFHTEKIILPRLKNIILDEIYDIVEVVVNMNTSVSYKIY; from the coding sequence TTGAAAGCTAAAGAGATAATTAATATACTAGAAAGAATAGCTCCTTCAAAATTAATTGATAGTTGGGACAATACAGGATTTCAAATTGGGAATGAAGATAAAGATATAAATAGAATTTTGATATCCCTTGATCTTGATGAATATATAGTAAATAAGGCAATAGAAGAAAATTTCCAAATGATAATAACCCATCATCCTTTAATTTTTAAACCATTAAAAAATATCAATGCAAATAATTACTTAGGAAAATTGATAATGAAGATAATATCACATGATATTGTTGTATATAATGCTCATTCTAACTTGGATTTAGCAAATGGTGGTGTAAATGATGAATTGGCAAAGGTATTAGGTATTTGCAATGTTAGACCCCTAAGTGATGTTATTATCGATGGAGAGACTTATGGTTATGGCAGAATTGGCGAAATAGACAATAATGATCCATTAACTTTTTTTGAACATATTAAAACCTCCCTATCAATCGAGGACCTTAGGGTATATGGAGATATAAATAAAAAAATAAATACAATTGCTGTATGTGGAGGAAGTGGCTCGGATTTTATAAAAGATGCTTATAATAAAGGTGCTGATGTATATATTACAGGAGATGTAAAATACCATGATGCCCAATTAGCTCTACAATTAGGACTTATCATTGTAGATGCCGGCCATTTTCATACAGAAAAAATAATATTACCTAGATTAAAAAATATAATATTAGATGAGATTTATGATATAGTAGAGGTAGTAGTAAATATGAATACATCTGTGTCCTATAAAATATATTAA
- a CDS encoding C4-type zinc ribbon domain-containing protein, translating into MSQTKLLWELENHNKLLDKYIKKLKIFKDDPDLRRIILRHKQLEEELSNHKDKDIKIKQRLKEKEKTLKNYIFNMDELDKKLYNNQMTDFKQLDYLIQEKEKFKQAISDLEVEIINLLDDTEFIEKEINQLADELDKINKKVVEYEKRKSVNIDKINAIIKEEENKIIDLIQVIEPNIMDKYNLIKGTKNSAVAQILNGICSGCNMVIPAYIVDEVNSKRDLVKCENCGRILFVNK; encoded by the coding sequence ATGTCTCAAACAAAACTTCTATGGGAATTGGAAAATCACAATAAATTATTGGACAAGTATATAAAGAAATTAAAAATCTTTAAAGATGACCCTGATTTAAGAAGAATAATATTGAGACATAAGCAATTAGAAGAGGAATTATCCAATCATAAGGATAAGGATATTAAAATTAAGCAAAGATTGAAAGAAAAGGAAAAAACTCTTAAAAATTATATTTTTAACATGGATGAATTAGATAAAAAACTTTATAATAATCAAATGACCGATTTTAAGCAGTTAGATTATTTAATTCAAGAGAAGGAAAAATTCAAACAAGCAATCAGTGATTTAGAAGTTGAAATTATTAATCTTTTAGATGACACTGAATTTATAGAAAAAGAAATTAATCAATTGGCAGATGAATTAGATAAGATAAATAAAAAAGTTGTTGAATATGAAAAAAGAAAATCGGTAAACATTGATAAAATTAATGCTATAATAAAAGAAGAGGAAAACAAAATAATAGATCTAATTCAAGTTATTGAACCAAATATAATGGATAAATATAATTTGATTAAAGGCACTAAGAATAGCGCAGTTGCACAGATATTAAATGGTATATGTAGTGGCTGCAATATGGTTATTCCTGCTTATATAGTAGATGAAGTAAATTCTAAAAGGGATTTAGTAAAATGTGAAAACTGTGGGCGAATTCTATTTGTAAATAAATAA
- a CDS encoding tyrosine-type recombinase/integrase — protein sequence MKRITLKQSLEEFPTYLNIKGMTESTSKAYIGDLKIFKSYMKDNYPSITYIDTIKNFHIISYRNFLVEKIKTKEYKKTTVDRKFDSIKIFFDYLDFYNYIEENFVKDFSFQRFRNITFSESGELVIPRFLEQDEIKLIIDEAKKDRTENKFRDVAILEILRNTGCRRSSIIDLEWKDIDFRKKEILIKHRKSKNWSLIPLNKVLEQALIDYNASLTEHTPNVFNLKKDAFTDMINKYVKKSGLHEEKDFKITAHIFRHSFITFLVKKKMPLEKIAKFTGHKDTRSLEVYTHLVPDDLKDVSDLFN from the coding sequence ATGAAAAGAATAACACTAAAACAATCATTAGAAGAATTTCCAACTTATTTAAATATAAAAGGAATGACAGAATCAACTTCTAAAGCATATATAGGTGATTTAAAAATATTTAAAAGTTATATGAAAGATAACTACCCAAGTATCACTTATATCGATACTATTAAAAACTTTCACATAATTTCATATAGAAACTTCTTAGTTGAAAAAATCAAAACTAAGGAATACAAGAAAACAACTGTAGATAGAAAGTTTGATAGTATTAAAATCTTTTTCGATTATTTGGACTTTTACAACTATATAGAAGAAAACTTTGTTAAAGACTTTTCTTTTCAAAGATTTAGAAATATAACATTTTCAGAATCAGGGGAACTAGTAATTCCTCGTTTTTTAGAGCAAGATGAAATTAAATTAATAATAGATGAAGCAAAAAAAGATAGAACTGAAAACAAATTTAGAGATGTAGCAATTTTAGAAATTTTAAGAAATACAGGATGTAGAAGAAGCTCTATAATTGATCTTGAATGGAAAGACATTGATTTTAGGAAAAAAGAGATATTAATAAAGCATAGGAAGAGCAAAAACTGGTCTTTGATTCCACTGAATAAAGTTTTAGAACAAGCATTGATAGATTACAATGCTTCTTTGACTGAACACACACCTAATGTGTTTAATTTAAAGAAAGATGCCTTTACAGACATGATAAATAAGTATGTAAAAAAGTCTGGGCTTCACGAAGAAAAAGATTTTAAAATAACTGCCCACATCTTTAGACATAGTTTCATAACTTTTTTAGTAAAGAAAAAAATGCCCTTAGAAAAAATAGCTAAATTTACGGGCCACAAAGACACTAGATCATTAGAAGTCTATACTCACCTTGTTCCAGATGATTTGAAAGATGTTTCAGATTTATTTAATTAA
- a CDS encoding N-6 DNA methylase — protein MKKEKIDMHRLEDISAEECLKILQEVESYIIGMDLKVQGHEEAYKKKGFILPYLYAYDNFLWGRWSYWHKILAKKTTKGSGNIPQIKFSSIDDKRVQITLDMLRTCLNHPEATISNFADWLLWGFGQGDELNIPKELNKHYYENFDIFFLQDNPFDYFSIILEECSSEGSKKLTGYYSTPFDLAQLIYKLMNNKQEKNKTIYDGCVGCGALLLPASNYHLKAYGQDISLIALKLCLIQFIIYAPWFAHHPEDIELVD, from the coding sequence ATGAAAAAAGAAAAAATTGATATGCACAGATTGGAAGATATTTCAGCTGAAGAATGTTTAAAGATACTCCAGGAAGTAGAGAGTTATATAATTGGGATGGATTTAAAAGTCCAAGGTCATGAAGAAGCCTACAAAAAGAAAGGTTTTATACTTCCTTATTTATATGCCTACGATAATTTTCTTTGGGGAAGGTGGAGTTATTGGCACAAAATACTTGCTAAGAAAACTACGAAAGGGTCAGGAAATATTCCACAAATTAAATTTTCATCAATAGATGATAAAAGGGTTCAGATTACACTTGATATGCTAAGAACGTGTCTAAATCATCCAGAAGCAACTATTAGCAACTTTGCAGATTGGCTTTTATGGGGCTTTGGGCAAGGAGATGAACTAAACATCCCTAAAGAATTAAATAAACATTATTATGAAAACTTTGATATATTCTTTTTACAAGATAATCCCTTTGACTATTTTTCAATAATCTTAGAAGAATGCTCTAGTGAGGGCTCAAAAAAATTAACAGGATACTATTCAACTCCATTTGATCTTGCTCAATTAATATATAAACTTATGAATAACAAGCAAGAAAAAAATAAAACAATATATGACGGGTGTGTAGGGTGTGGAGCATTATTATTACCAGCATCTAATTATCACTTAAAGGCTTATGGTCAAGATATTAGTCTAATAGCCTTAAAATTATGTCTTATACAGTTTATTATTTATGCTCCTTGGTTTGCTCATCATCCAGAAGACATTGAATTGGTTGATTAG
- the radC gene encoding DNA repair protein RadC → MIGQLKLIEEKEIKKDNIKERAEKYGVDTLFNYEALALITGIKEESLQKFSSLREVKEELPLLGITKIQRLKLEAFFTMAIRFSKENRGNKIKITTPEIVSDLLTDEMKFLQKEEFRILILDTKNQITKVETISIGTLNASIVHPREVFKTALLNSANSIILVHNHPSGDPTPSNEDINITNRLIDAGTLLGIKVLDHIILGDNRYLSFKEKNLI, encoded by the coding sequence ATGATAGGTCAATTAAAATTAATCGAGGAAAAAGAAATTAAAAAGGATAATATTAAAGAACGGGCAGAGAAATATGGAGTAGATACTTTATTCAACTATGAAGCTTTAGCCCTTATAACAGGAATTAAAGAAGAATCTTTACAAAAGTTTAGTTCTTTAAGAGAAGTTAAAGAAGAATTACCACTGTTAGGTATAACAAAAATCCAAAGGCTTAAACTAGAAGCATTTTTCACTATGGCAATTAGATTTAGTAAAGAAAATAGAGGCAATAAGATTAAAATAACAACTCCAGAAATTGTTTCAGATTTATTAACGGATGAAATGAAGTTTCTACAAAAAGAAGAGTTTAGAATTCTAATATTAGATACTAAGAATCAAATTACGAAGGTAGAAACTATAAGCATTGGAACATTGAATGCTTCTATAGTTCATCCTAGGGAAGTATTCAAAACTGCCTTATTAAACAGTGCTAATTCAATAATCTTAGTGCATAATCATCCTTCGGGAGATCCTACACCTTCTAATGAAGATATAAACATCACTAATAGATTAATTGATGCTGGGACTTTATTAGGTATTAAGGTTTTAGATCATATCATCTTAGGTGATAACAGATATCTATCTTTTAAAGAAAAAAATCTTATATAA
- a CDS encoding BspA family leucine-rich repeat surface protein: protein MNKRGFTLIELIVVIAIVGVLVLIATPKFLNYTAEAREARIKHNIKVAENEVEIYLIKNEALPDHWKYVEGNVLEQAKLEGRLYDREGLVTDEVEGAFNFFTISVYANEFEGRYKEIASDFIDSREKGKFYVIETSPKVFFIDNNIDGEESEEPNGTYGPNGEFIPEGYVLATDDDFDGSTDGNFRYKGNDEYVVIPHIIKGMPVTSYQRMFEGTYIKGVASNNTNINNMDTMFGLTKALELDLSNLDTSNTTKIGSMFWASQATKLNLSNFDTSNVTRMYGMFESSQAIEIIGLDKFDTSSVTDMKNMFRNSKVKELNLGGWDTSNVVNMDRMFEKSQFVKIDLSNFNTFKVNDMSFMFADSQVEELNLSSFDTSRVEKMLCMFLNSKVKTLDLSSFNTANVTDMGGMFSGSVATEGYSRTQEDADRFNASSSKPIDLTFIVK from the coding sequence ATGAACAAAAGAGGTTTTACATTAATTGAACTTATTGTAGTAATAGCAATTGTAGGGGTATTAGTTTTAATAGCAACCCCCAAATTTTTAAATTATACTGCTGAAGCTAGAGAAGCAAGAATTAAACATAACATAAAAGTAGCTGAAAATGAAGTAGAAATATATTTAATTAAGAACGAGGCATTACCTGATCATTGGAAATATGTAGAAGGAAATGTATTGGAGCAAGCAAAACTAGAAGGTAGATTGTATGATAGAGAAGGTTTAGTAACAGATGAAGTAGAAGGTGCTTTTAATTTTTTTACAATATCAGTATATGCTAACGAATTTGAAGGCAGATATAAGGAAATTGCTAGTGACTTTATAGACAGTAGGGAAAAGGGAAAATTCTATGTAATTGAAACAAGTCCAAAAGTATTTTTTATAGATAATAATATAGATGGAGAAGAATCAGAAGAACCAAATGGTACATATGGTCCTAATGGAGAATTTATTCCAGAAGGTTATGTTTTAGCAACAGATGATGATTTTGATGGAAGTACTGATGGTAACTTTAGATATAAAGGAAATGATGAATATGTAGTAATTCCACATATAATTAAAGGAATGCCAGTTACTTCATATCAACGAATGTTTGAAGGGACTTATATTAAAGGTGTGGCTTCTAATAATACTAATATAAATAATATGGATACTATGTTTGGGCTTACTAAGGCTTTAGAGTTAGATTTAAGTAACCTTGATACATCGAATACAACAAAAATAGGTAGTATGTTTTGGGCAAGTCAGGCCACTAAATTAAATTTAAGTAATTTTGATACTTCAAACGTAACAAGGATGTATGGTATGTTTGAAAGTAGTCAAGCAATAGAAATAATTGGGTTAGATAAATTTGATACTTCTAGTGTAACTGATATGAAAAATATGTTTCGTAACAGTAAAGTTAAAGAGCTAAATTTAGGTGGTTGGGATACATCTAATGTAGTTAATATGGATAGAATGTTTGAAAAAAGTCAATTTGTTAAAATAGATTTAAGTAACTTTAATACTTTTAAGGTGAATGATATGAGTTTTATGTTTGCTGATAGTCAAGTAGAAGAATTGAATTTGAGTAGTTTTGACACATCAAGAGTAGAAAAGATGTTATGTATGTTTTTAAATAGTAAAGTTAAAACATTAGACTTAAGTAGTTTTAATACAGCTAATGTAACTGATATGGGAGGCATGTTTTCTGGAAGTGTAGCAACTGAAGGATATTCAAGGACCCAAGAAGATGCAGATAGATTCAATGCTAGTTCGTCTAAACCAATTGATTTAACTTTTATAGTAAAATAA
- a CDS encoding stalk domain-containing protein — translation MKKTSKILALFLMLILLFSTVVSAEATNVKIFVNGTELIIPREYGYPFIDNQSRTMVPLRIISEKLGHKVKWDASTQTATIDVERSETTRSDGEISVTIGEKKVKTAKGEITMDTVAILKDSRTHVPLRFVVEALGYEVTYDGPKNVNGYQHMVNIKGGNVELPKPTEPTQPTKPSVGHDLENTPINSKNVKVDFEPIGNQWNLDFYMTYKPWADDLQKQYDDAERLLKARFGNNSTVNEVIAYMRSNTNLKEEVWEINGQTVRVQSNPHTVGSVGVWRTN, via the coding sequence ATGAAAAAAACATCTAAAATATTAGCATTATTTCTTATGTTAATTTTATTATTTTCTACGGTTGTAAGTGCAGAAGCAACTAATGTAAAAATTTTTGTAAATGGAACAGAACTTATTATTCCTAGAGAATATGGTTATCCATTCATTGATAATCAATCAAGGACAATGGTTCCTTTAAGAATTATTAGTGAGAAATTAGGACACAAAGTTAAATGGGATGCTTCAACACAAACAGCTACTATTGATGTTGAACGAAGTGAAACAACACGAAGTGATGGTGAAATATCAGTAACTATTGGTGAAAAAAAAGTTAAAACAGCCAAAGGTGAAATCACTATGGATACAGTAGCGATTCTTAAAGATAGCAGAACACATGTACCTTTAAGATTTGTAGTTGAAGCATTAGGTTATGAAGTAACTTATGATGGTCCTAAGAATGTTAATGGTTATCAACATATGGTTAATATTAAAGGTGGAAATGTAGAATTACCAAAACCTACAGAACCAACACAACCTACTAAACCATCAGTTGGACATGATTTAGAAAATACACCTATTAATAGTAAAAATGTTAAAGTTGATTTTGAACCAATAGGAAATCAGTGGAATTTAGATTTTTATATGACATACAAACCGTGGGCTGATGATCTTCAAAAACAATATGATGATGCTGAAAGATTGTTAAAGGCAAGATTTGGAAATAATTCTACTGTTAATGAAGTGATCGCTTATATGAGGTCTAATACTAATTTAAAAGAAGAAGTGTGGGAAATCAATGGTCAAACAGTTAGGGTACAATCTAATCCACATACTGTTGGTAGTGTAGGAGTATGGAGAACAAACTAA